The following are encoded in a window of Anoplopoma fimbria isolate UVic2021 breed Golden Eagle Sablefish chromosome 3, Afim_UVic_2022, whole genome shotgun sequence genomic DNA:
- the LOC129089054 gene encoding uncharacterized protein LOC129089054 codes for MDPEASRTMEVAALGRPFSLGMLYDCRRDSLVPGMTLWDCNDLEKDTRERPKPSSDFEIVASESINDKSSALKVEASLKASFLGGLVEVEGSAKYLNDHKTSKNQARVTLNYKTTTKFQQLSMSHLGRGNVKHPYVFDKGLATHVVTGILYGAQAFFVFDREVSGTENHQDIQGNLKVMIKKIPCLAIEGEGSLKMEDKDRENIDKFSCKFHGDFSLEKNPVSFQDAVEVYQSLPRLLGTNGENAVPMKVWLLPLTSLDSSAAKLVRQISIRLVQESQSVLEDFSELEMRCNDALRTTTVQQFPQIGKKIKTFKEMCCEFRLELQRTLAKKLPSIRGGGEEEAVLAEILKKRHSSPFSSKNLNEWMDCKEREVSILKSFTKKMKNTKIVASRNDLDEEILSAEHVVCFVFTSLGSSELYLSTLSNYLRQTPGDPQHEHTQDVEREQWFLSNKVADTLRHKAKLFSDFAEANKENKNIKFLTVGLTNEAQKGSSIYLYKDVVSVNENFEPPSKPETGTVSDINHNSVTLKISPPRFGAENITSYSVEYCVSGEDGWKQKTASKDEEVTVSVLSPDTEYMFRCRAVTSAGVGPANEVSGSIKTLPCSPPGKPRVEPNSSEISVSWEKPAELGQDVHILSYIVEYAKTDNGVKEEDLQWNQMMSTAEKAIISGLHSEPEYVVRVRCDCGVAGRSKESITVNVCTTKREFARLAEYLKHISKSINSESHSVYKLPLTEEDLDIDGCRRYNFGKESMRPNRTIMLLGATGSGKSTLINGMINYIVGVEWRDTFRFKLVNEDQSRSQAESQTSEVTVYNINHQDGFKIPFSLTIVDTPGFGDTRGIRRDREITEQIRKLFTSINGVSEIDAVCFVTQASLARLTATQRYVFDSVLSIFGKDVEENIEMLVTFADGKQPPVLEAINVSGVPCPKNDIGLPVHFKFNNSALFAGKRSSGDGACDEDSDEGDDNFDEMFWNMGAKSMERFFTALDKMTTKSLLMTQEVLKERKHLEAAVEGLQPQVKAGLAKLEEIRSTKEKIKDHETAMTSNENFEIEVDVVKPIQKMLTKKGEYITNCQKCSITCHYPCAIANDDGKRGCASMDQSGMCTVCPGKCTWSLHSNQKYRWEYVQVKEKQTLQELKDKYKKATKEKMTVQELIERQEEEIVHLQDMMVSLMDQSAHSITRLQEIALRPNPLTTPEYIDMLIEGEKSEAKEGYQARVQSLMAMKDKAKIISKVAKRDKLTKTEEELCEEQQERKEKKGLFKKVTNFFGY; via the exons ATGGACCCTGAAGCCAGCAGAACGATGGAGGTGGCGGCGCTCGGCCGGCCTTTCAGCCTCGGGATGTTGTACGACTGTCGCCGGGATTCACTGGTCCCTG gCATGACATTGTGGGACTGCAATGACCTGGAGAAGGATACAAGAGAAAGACCAAAACCTAGCAGTGACTTTGAGATAGTCGCATCTGAATCAATTAATGATAAATCCTCAGCGCTAAAGGTTGAAGCCTCTCTGAAAGCCAGTTTCTTGGGTGGACTGGTAGAAGTTGAAGGATCAGCCAAATACCTGAATGATCATAAGACTTCCAAAAATCAGGCCAGAGTAACACTGAACTACAAAACTACCACAAAGTTCCAGCAACTGTCCATGAGTCATCTTGGAAGAGGCAATGTGAAGCATCCGTATGTCTTTGATAAAGGATTAGCTACACATGTAGTCACAGGTATTCTTTATGGGGCACAAGCCTTCTTTGTCTTTGACCGTGAGGTTTCTGGAACCGAAAATCATCAAGATATTCAGGGTAACTTGAAGGTGATGATCAAGAAGATTCCCTGCCTTGCGATAGAGGGTGAAGGTTCCCTGAAGATGGAAGACAAGGACAGAGAAAACATTGATAAATTCTCCTGCAAATTCCATGGAGACTTTTCTCTTGAAAAAAATCCTGTGTCCTTTCAGGATGCAGTAGAAGTCTACCAAAGTCTGCCAAGACTGTTGGGAACCAACGGAGAAAACGCCGTACCAATGAAGGTCTGGCTGTTGCCACTGACAAGTTTAGATTCCTCTGCTGCTAAACTCGTACGTCAGATAAGTATAAGATTAGTTCAAGAATCACAGAGTGTCTTGGAGGACTTCAGTGAGCTGGAAATGAGGTGCAATGATGCCCTCAGAACCACCACTGTACAGCAGTTCCCACAGATTGGCAAAAAGATTAAGACTTTCAAAGAGATGTGTTGTGAGTTCAGACTGGAACTCCAAAGAACCTTGGCAAAGAAACTTCCATCAatccgaggaggaggagaggaggaggctgtgcTCGCAGAGATCCTGAAGAAAAGACATTCTTCTCCTTTCAGCAGCAAAAACCTGAACGAGTGGATGGActgtaaagagagagaagtcTCCATTTTAAAGTCTTTCaccaaaaagatgaaaaacaccAAGATCGTTGCATCTCGGAATGATCTTGATGAAGAAATTCTCAGTGCAGAGCATGTGGTGTGTTTTGTCTTCACCTCACTGGGAAGTTCTGAATTGTACCTCTCAACTTTATCAAACTACTTAAGACAAACACCAGGCGACCCTCAGCATGAACATACTCAAGATGTAGAGAGGGAACAATGGTTCCTTTCCAACAAAGTAGCAGATACATTGAGGCATAAAGCAAAGCTCTTTAGTGATTTTGCAGAGGCCAACAAGGAGAACAAGAACATTAAGTTCTTGACAGTGGGTTTAACAAACGAGGCACAGAAAGGTTCAAGCATCTACCTTTATAAAGACGTAGTTTCTGTCAACGAGAACTTTGAGCCACCTTCAAAGCCTGAAACAGGAACAGTAAGTGACATAAACCACAACAGTGTGACGTTGAAGATTTCTCCTCCCAGATTTGGAGCAGAGAACATCACCTCCTACTCTGTTGAGTACTGTGTCAGTGGAGAGGATGGATGGAAACAGAAGACAGCATCAAAAGATGAAGAAGTCACAGTGAGCGTTCTGAGTCCTGACACAGAGTACATGTTCAGATGCAGAGCAGTGACCTCAGCAGGTGTTGGGCCGGCCAATGAAGTCTCTGGTTCCATTAAAACCTTACCTTGCAGCCCTCCTGGAAAACCTCGAGTTGAACCAAACTCAAGTGAGATATCAGTCAGTTGGGAGAAACCTGCTGAGCTTGGACAAGATGTCCACATTCTGAGCTACATCGTGGAGTACGCCAAAACAGACAACGGGGTGAAAGAGGAAGATCTCCAATGGAACCAAATGATGTCAACGGCTGAAAAGGCGATCATTTCAGGGCTTCATTCAGAGCCAGAATATGTTGTCAGGGTCAGATGTGATTGTGGTGTAGCCGGCAGAAGCAAAGAAAGCATCACTGTCAATGTCTGCACAACAAAACGTGAATTTGCACGTCTTGCAGAATACCTGAAACATATTAGCAAGAGTATAAATTCTGAATCTCACTCAGTTTACAAACTGCCTCTGACTGAAGAAGATCTGGACATAGATGGATGCCGGAGATATAACTTTGGCAAAGAAAGCATGAGGCCAAATCGCACAATAATGCTTCTTGGAGCGACCGGATCAGGAAAGTCTACTCTGATCAATGGAATGATCAACTACATTGTTGGTGTGGAGTGGAGGGACACTTTCAGATTTAAATTAGTTAATGAGGATCAGTCTAGATCGCAAGCTGAAAGCCAGACCTCTGAAGTCACTGTGTACAATATCAACCACCAGGATGGATTTAAAATCCCTTTCTCTCTGACCATCGTGGACACACCAGGGTTTGGAGATACAAGAGGAATAAGGAGAGACCGGGAGATCACGGAGCAAATCCGGAAGCTTTTCACCTCCATTAATGGAGTCAGTGAGATTGATGCGGTGTGTTTTGTGACTCAGGCCTCTCTTGCACGACTAACCGCAACACAACGGTATGTGTTTGATTCGGTGCTCTCTATCTTTGGCAAAGATGTGGAAGAGAACATTGAGATGCTGGTGACTTTTGCAGACGGCAAGCAGCCGCCGGTTCTCGAGGCAATCAACGTCTCTGGGGTTCCATGTCCAAAAAACGACATAGGGCTTCCAGTTCACTTCAAGTTCAACAACTCTGCATTGTTTGCAGGCAAGAGAAGCAGCGGTGACGGGGCCTGTGATGAGGATTCTGATGAGGGTGATGACAACTTTGACGAAATGTTTTGGAACATGGGAGCCAAAAGCATGGAGAGGTTCTTCActgctttggataaaatgaCAACCAAAAGCCTGCTAATGACCCAAGAGGTTCTCAAAGAACGGAAGCACCTTGAAGCAGCCGTTGAAGGTTTGCAACCGCAAGTTAAAGCTGGATTGGCAAAACTCGAGGAAATCAGGTCAACTAAAGAAAAGATTAAAGACCATGAAACGGCCATGACTTCAAATGAAAACTTTGAGATTGAGGTGGATGTTGTTAAGCCAATCCAAAAAATGCTCACAAAGAAAGGAGAGTACATCACAAACTGCCAGAAATGTTCAATAACATGCCACTACCCATGTGCGATAGCTAATGATGATGGAAAACGTGGCTGTGCATCAATGGATCAGTCCGGGATGTGCACCGTCTGCCCTGGAAAATGCACCTGGAGTTTGCATTCCAACCAGAAATACAGATGGGAGTACGTTCAAGTAAAAGAGAAGCAAACACTGCAAGAGCTGAAAGACAAGTACAAAAAAGCAACGAAAGAAAAGATGACTGTTCAGGAATTGATTGAGAGGCAGGAGGAAGAGATCGTTCACCTTCAAGACATGATGGTCTCCCTCATGGATCAGTCGGCTCACTCTATAACTCGTCTGCAGGAGATCGCCCTGAGGCCTAACCCGCTGACCACTCCGGAGTACATCGACATGCTGATAGAAGGAGAGAAGTCAGAGGCCAAAGAGGGTTACCAGGCTCGAGTTCAGTCTCTGATGGCCATGAAGGACAAAGCCAAAATCATCTCCAAAGTAGCCAAACGAGATAAACTTACAAAAACGGAAGAGGAGTTGTGTGAAGAAcagcaggagaggaaagaaaagaagggtTTGTTCAAGAAAGTTACAAATTTCTTTGGATATTAG